One segment of Anaeromicrobium sediminis DNA contains the following:
- the treR gene encoding trehalose operon repressor, with translation MNSKYLKIYNLIKTKIENGELKPNTKLSSENELVKEYNVSRETIRKTLNLLVQNGYIQKMRGKGSFVLDINKFDFPVSGLISFKELAEKMGTRSETIVNELELMEADDFLVKHLEVQEDDLVWKVIRTRKIGNEKIILDKDFFNKIFVPSLTKEICEDSIYEYIENTLNLEIGFAKKEITIEPSSEEDEEHLDLGKYDMVVVVKNYVYLSDTSLFQYTESRHRPDKFRFVDFARRR, from the coding sequence ATGAATAGTAAGTATTTGAAAATATATAATTTAATTAAAACAAAAATAGAAAATGGTGAGTTAAAGCCAAATACAAAACTTTCTTCAGAAAATGAGTTGGTTAAGGAATACAATGTATCTAGAGAAACCATAAGAAAGACATTAAATTTGCTGGTACAAAATGGATATATTCAAAAGATGCGTGGAAAAGGGTCCTTTGTTTTAGACATTAACAAATTTGATTTTCCTGTTTCAGGTCTAATAAGTTTTAAAGAGTTGGCAGAAAAAATGGGAACTAGGTCAGAAACTATTGTTAATGAGTTAGAATTAATGGAGGCAGATGACTTTTTAGTAAAGCATTTAGAGGTACAAGAAGATGATCTAGTATGGAAAGTAATAAGAACTAGAAAAATAGGAAATGAAAAAATAATCCTTGATAAAGATTTTTTTAATAAAATATTTGTACCTTCACTGACTAAAGAAATATGTGAAGACTCCATATATGAGTATATTGAAAATACGTTAAATCTTGAAATTGGCTTTGCTAAAAAAGAAATTACTATAGAGCCTTCTAGTGAAGAAGATGAAGAACACTTAGATTTAGGAAAATATGACATGGTAGTAGTGGTAAAGAACTATGTGTATTTAAGTGATACAAGCTTATTTCAATACACAGAGTCAAGACATAGACCAGATAAGTTTAGATTTGTGGATTTTGCAAGAAGAAGATAA
- the treC gene encoding alpha,alpha-phosphotrehalase encodes MKDFKKSVVYQIYPKSFNDSNKDGFGDLKGVTQRLDYLKELGVDYIWLTPFYISPQRDNGYDVADYKNIDPRFGTMEDFEEMVREAKSRGIDVMLDMVFNHTSTEHEWFKKAMDGDEKYKNYYIFKKAKGDKEPTNWESKFGGSAWQYVEKFDEYYLHLFDVTQADLDWKNEEVKKEVFDIVNFWIEKGVKGFRLDVINLISKPDVYEDDHIGDGRRFYTDGPNIHEYLKELNIETFGKHDDIITVGEMSSTTIDNCIKYSNQKEEELSMVFNFHHLKVDYENGDKWTLMDFDFLKLKDLLSTWQVEMEKGGGWNALFWCNHDQPRIVSRFGDDGVYHKESAKMLGTTIHMMRGTPYIYQGEEIGMTNPKFDEIHKYKDVESLNMFNIKSEEGMDEKYIMDIIKSKSRDNSRTPMQWNDKEHGGFTEGEPWISVASNYKKINVEKELENKNSIFNHYKKLVGLRKEYDVIAYGNYELILDDHKEIFAYMRNYNNEKLLVINNFYGEDTEFSLPEGLNLSEYESKILISNYEDSNEKFEKINLRPYESIVYYLVK; translated from the coding sequence ATGAAAGATTTCAAAAAAAGTGTAGTTTATCAGATATACCCTAAGTCTTTTAATGATTCTAATAAAGATGGATTTGGAGATTTAAAGGGAGTTACACAGAGGCTGGACTATTTAAAGGAACTAGGAGTAGATTATATTTGGTTAACTCCTTTTTATATATCACCACAAAGGGATAACGGATATGATGTGGCGGACTACAAAAACATAGATCCACGATTTGGTACTATGGAAGACTTTGAAGAAATGGTTAGGGAAGCTAAGAGTCGCGGCATAGACGTAATGCTTGATATGGTATTTAATCATACATCTACAGAACACGAATGGTTTAAGAAGGCCATGGATGGGGATGAAAAGTATAAAAACTATTATATTTTTAAAAAGGCAAAAGGGGATAAAGAACCTACTAATTGGGAATCTAAATTTGGTGGTTCAGCATGGCAGTATGTAGAAAAATTCGATGAATATTATCTACATTTATTTGATGTAACTCAAGCAGATTTAGATTGGAAAAATGAAGAAGTCAAAAAAGAAGTATTTGATATAGTAAACTTCTGGATTGAAAAGGGAGTTAAAGGATTTAGATTAGATGTTATAAACCTAATATCAAAGCCTGACGTATATGAAGATGATCATATAGGTGATGGTAGAAGATTTTATACAGATGGACCTAATATTCATGAATACTTAAAAGAATTAAACATAGAAACCTTTGGTAAGCATGATGATATTATTACTGTAGGAGAAATGTCATCTACAACTATAGATAATTGTATAAAATATTCTAATCAAAAGGAAGAAGAATTATCTATGGTCTTTAATTTCCACCACTTAAAGGTTGATTATGAAAATGGAGATAAGTGGACTTTAATGGACTTTGATTTTCTAAAGTTAAAAGACTTATTATCCACATGGCAGGTGGAAATGGAAAAAGGGGGCGGGTGGAATGCTCTCTTTTGGTGTAATCATGACCAACCAAGAATTGTAAGTAGATTTGGTGATGATGGAGTATATCATAAAGAATCGGCTAAAATGCTAGGAACTACAATTCACATGATGAGGGGAACTCCTTATATTTACCAAGGGGAAGAAATAGGAATGACTAATCCTAAATTTGATGAAATACACAAATATAAAGATGTAGAATCTTTAAATATGTTTAATATTAAAAGTGAAGAAGGTATGGATGAAAAATATATAATGGACATTATAAAATCTAAATCAAGGGATAACTCTAGGACACCTATGCAATGGAATGATAAAGAACATGGTGGATTTACTGAAGGAGAACCTTGGATAAGTGTGGCATCTAATTATAAAAAAATTAATGTGGAAAAAGAATTAGAAAATAAAAACTCCATATTTAATCATTATAAGAAACTAGTGGGGTTGAGGAAAGAGTATGATGTGATAGCCTATGGAAATTATGAATTAATATTAGATGATCATAAAGAAATATTTGCGTACATGAGAAACTATAATAATGAAAAACTATTAGTAATAAATAATTTTTATGGAGAAGATACGGAATTTAGTTTGCCGGAGGGGTTAAATCTTAGTGAATATGAAAGTAAGATACTAATTTCTAATTATGAAGATTCTAATGAGAAGTTTGAAAAGATTAATCTTAGACCCTATGAGTCCATTGTGTATTACCTTGTTAAATAA